From Brienomyrus brachyistius isolate T26 chromosome 21, BBRACH_0.4, whole genome shotgun sequence, the proteins below share one genomic window:
- the prrc2c gene encoding protein PRRC2C isoform X3 codes for MSEKSGQNTKAKDGKTKYATLSLFNTYKGKSLETQKTAVAARHGLQSLGKVAASRRMPPPANLPSLKAENKGNDPNVNIVPRDGSGWASRQDQPCDERQQETPPPQPKQGTSQPSEATVSTSRSWAANKQPGQVEGPARVNSHFQQEFPSLQAAGESNKPGESEEEPYGPGPSLRPQNVGSWREGGGRNLNTAPSPSEMDSKVSEEEGGRSTPSPTAGTTEPRKDKKEARERLPPCAQPKLNGGQPGQAGAPSQFHPPFSGMMPPYMFHAYPRMSYNLPPSSLRPTMSQQDGAKGPRAAGRPSQAWPQDPDRPSIISATELKELDNLDTEADEGWAGAQMEVDYTEKLNFSDDEENQTGKDKADWDWMGKVERARQRSTEAPECPEDRAVGKGSWVDGGDPRAVSPGGRQQAGKMAQQQEYQAQSGRAVAGGAPRQGKQQQVAAEEDSEVWRQRRKKQSEVSEAVERARRRREEEERREEEQRLAACAEKLKRLNEKLRPAESQSSPPVGSSREDSGGMVADVPSVGVTPAAPIHPLEEDPTCGEEAQFSPQQPDPPEGAVCSPDLGAEPDRQDSAAEPVSTGDGGSLEERRGEETAAPVLYEDTPALAPEAEGESGAALRPSLTSGYSKQFQKSLPPRFLRQQEQMKQQQWQQQQQQQQQGGAVSPSGAPVPSPHHRPLYQPLGPHPQHLASMGFDPRWLMMQSYMDPRLMSGRPPLDMTAMLPGRMPPKQVVRREPADSATSGSDSFEHSQRPAREHGLPNEPRVVWGSDTYEPLPSVTPPKKQDGTKESRLDSGVDLERGLPAAYGLEHSQLEARSKSDFFPSEAMSGFPQVDVAGLLLTDRSPVESAFDLKESGIPCGNEAEDVPQASLKRSVSQGSGHSLKLEEPRLEGVSLSQKTLELSDSGEQPEDKPSKDGAPGSSGSSRTTPPVEAQHKPEKLPLPVSGKPKPSEMRWGARSGQGRREGPASERPVRRSGPIKKPVLRDMKEEREQRREKEERSERGERAKKEVPVAKAPASAAPESQKQPGEAKRDVPAPTEQEETLAGGASRARVPQPPVGTPAQGPREEKLDRVPVGDKPAEAKLPPRKESSLPPRAYRREEREREREREREREREKERERDRERDWPADSSYRGRGRGEYYSRGRSYRGSYGGRARGSRGRSRGEYPYREARPRPDLPLATSGGVGFRCREESETRSESSDFEVLPKRRRRRGSDTDSDSEACDSASDTGPSDREPSAKPVRLRRDPGEARRGSKGVSGLVGGASAVGSTSATDKVSCREEDGRPKPGFLPKGEPMRRGRGGMYGRRGGARERGAPRPGPLRRLGPREVSQWPNKPMETFHPDEAEASRKENSPADRRPPKFESRKFGEVGAAARERPRRPRPARPPRQDKPPRFRRLKEREAAVKAEEEAPTTSVPVAAPPSAPKSLGGSSPAVEASSSEPALAAEGPVADTGPSVLASVSKSPDLSNQNSSDQANEEWETASESSDFNERRERDEKKGALDSGAAPPTPSASSAPVQGSAGQGKAAAEGGVTPKREVSAAAKRSFSSQRPGDRQNRRGNAGSKAGRGYPGGKGERRGGAGAKVARRGAAQNPDAAHGATSQRASKDPAGRRKDDGKQSAKKPKEKPDALSQFDLNNYASVVIIDDHPEVTTLEDLQSSTNDDGFTEVVSRKQQKRLQDEERRKKEEMTVQNWSKKGSGEKGRGGGSKLPPRFAKKQQQVAPAPQPSTPSAVVPAPQPAEGTTALPVAPDNSSKTLQAGQANSALGTELWENKMSSSAVLSDIKKLGPISPPQPPSVSAWNKPLTSFAGSIPPEGAKPGTEGAADLGMDTIQFGAPSSAGSTDSDVTPVLLEKNSENKLPEPKEQQPKPPRAGPIKAQKLPELSTPETKEYKPGPIGKERSLKNRKAKDCRQTDAESLDKTGPVGPRGADPSSPSKDGKVPELGADIEGMMAVPASEYGSGSKESVMDYTTPSSSLADSVPTGSGKIEETLVASVALPHPLPLPRREALQQSSSLTTVSPATVDLTLKMESARKAWENSPSLGEKSSPVTSSASPITSGGGGNSASFSSFSSASMPQIPVASVTPSTSLSGSGTYTTSSLSTKPTSTSDPPNICKVKPQQVQSVGVSGGHFSQLGCVPPLLPQQQQTPQVFVSQSAAGSAGQIPAFYMDTSHLFNTPHPRLAPPSLAQQQAFQPTLSQPTAVQQIPIPIYAPLQGQPQHQPQLGLSAGPPVSQPQDLFSSSLQPYRSQQAFMQNSLSQPSPMMLSGTALHSYPGMQPPELGKPQSSLAFQQTSSTQHIPILFEPQLNQPSGLGGSQLIDTHLIQARQGLSQHSSLYSGQQPSQSSFYSSTQPSSALQQVTVPLPASQLSVPNFGSSGGQPLLALPQSLPPTPPQAPVPSLGRQPPGSQPYRGLVSQSAHGMMQPSSKVCEMDMKLFGGGMEVKPGTPPVSARSTTPTSSPFRASSTSPSSQSSKMNSMLYQKQFQSPTASIRIPQHFPGQFNPQMLSQPSLVSPLVRPPHGGSFPSGVQRTPMGPPMSPSVGSGLMSHPRPQHPSRGPSGPPMGPRGTQAALKAEQDLKAKQRAEVLQSTHKFFSEQQQQQQQLKGPMGKPSRGDGAVGKPGDPCAPNHQGGAAERPDTDKPPMSGAKPVRTGPIKPQSIKPEEGK; via the exons ATGTCAGAGAAGTCAGGGCAAAACACCAAGGCAAAGGATGGCAAGACCAAGTATGCAACCCTTAGCCTTTTTAACACCTACAAGGGCAAGTCTTTGGAGACCCAGAAAACAGCAG TCGCTGCCAGACATGGGCTCCAGAGTCTGGGCAAAGTTGCTGCCAGCCGGCGcatgccccccccagccaacTTGCCCAGCCTGAAGGCCGAGAACAAAGGCAACGACCCCAACGTGAACATCGTACCCAGGGACGGCAGCGGCTGGGCGTCCCGGCAAGACCAACCCTGTGACGAGCG GCAACAGGAAACACCACCCCCTCAACCCAAACAAGGGACTTCTCAGCCTTCAGAGGCAACTGTCAGCACCAGCCGTTCCTGGGCAGCCAACAAACAACCTGGGCAAGTAGAAG GGCCAGCCCGAGTCAACAGCCATTTCCAGCAGGAGTTTCCCAGCCTGCAGGCAGCCGGCGAGTCTAACAAACCAGGGGAGTCAGAGGAGGAGCCCTATGGACCGGGCCCTAGCCTGAGGCCACAGA ATGTTGGCAGCTGGCGCGAGGGTGGGGGCCGCAATCTGAACACGGCGCCAAGCCCCTCAGAGATGGATAGCAAGGTGTCCGAGGAGGAGGGCGGTCGCAGCACGCCTTCCCCCACCGCAGGGACCACTGAGCCTCGCAAGGATAAGAAGGAGGCCCGGGAGAGGCTGCCCCCCTGCGCTCAGCCCAAGCTGAatgggggacagcctggccaGGCGGGGGCTCCTTCCCAGTTCCATCCCCCTTTCAGCGGCATGATGCCACCTTAT ATGTTTCACGCTTACCCCAGGATGTCATATAACCTTCCTCCAAGCAGCCTCAGACCCACCATGTCACAGCAGGATGGAGCCAA AGGCCCGCGGGCTGCCGGTCGGCCCTCCCAGGCCTGGCCTCAGGACCCCGACCGGCCCTCAATCATCAGTGCCACAGAGCTGAAGGAGCTTGACAACCTGGACACGGAGGCCGACGAGGGCTGGGCTG GTGCCCAGATGGAGGTTGACTACACGGAGAAGCTCAATTTCAGTGACGACGAGGAGAATCAGACAGGAAAGGACAAGGCAGACTG GGACTGGATGGGTAAAGTGGAGCGAGCTCGTCAGCGCAGCACCGAAGCCCCAGAGTGCCCTGAGGACCGAGCGGTGGGCAAAGGATCATGGGTCGATGGCGGAGATCCCCGAGCCGTGTCTCCTGGAGGTAGACAGCAGGCTGGCAAGATGGCGCAGCAGCAGGAGTACCAG GCTCAGTCAGGCCGCGCCGTGGCAGGTGGCGCCCCCCGGCAGGGAAAACAGCAGCAGGTGGCGGCTGAAGAGGACTCTGAGGTATGGAGGCAGCGGCGTAAGAAGCAGTCAGAGGTATCAGAGGCAGTGGAGCGGGCGCGGCGGAGGCGCGAGGAGGAAGAGCGTCGagaggaggagcagcggctggcCGCCTGCGCCGAGAAGCTGAAGCGACTCAATGAGAAGCTCCGCCCTGCTGAAAGTCAGTCCTCGCCCCCTGTTGGCTCGTCGCGAGAGGATAGTGGCGGGATGGTAGCAGATGTGCCCTCAGTGGGGGTGACCCCAGCTGCCCCAATTCATCCACTGGAGGAGGACCCCACCTGCGGGGAGGAGGCGCAGTTTTCgccccagcagcctgaccctccgGAAGGGGCAGTCTGCAGCCCCGACCTAGGGGCAGAGCCCGACAGGCAGGACAGCGCAGCGGAGCCGGTGTCCACAGGAGATGGGGGCAGCCTGGAGGAGAGGCGGG GTGAGGAGACCGCAGCACCTGTCTTATACGAGGACACCCCGGCACTCGCTCCCGAGGCAGAAGGCGAATCAGGGGCTGCCCTACGCCCCTCGCTCACCTCTGGATACtccaagcagtttcagaaatcgTTGCCCCCTCGCTTCCTCCGACAGCAG GAACAGATGAAGCAGCAGCAgtggcagcagcagcaacagcaacagcagcagggaGGCGCCGTCTCCCCCTCTGGGGCCCCGGTCCCGTCCCCGcatcaccggccactttatcaGCCCCTGGGGCCACACCCTCAGCACTTAGCCTCCATGGGCTTCGACCCGCGTTGGCTCATGATGCAGTCCTACATGGACCCCCGCCTCATGTCAGGTCGCCCTCCCTTGGACATGACGGCCATGCTGCCAG ggAGAATGCCCCCCAAACAGGTGGTCCGCAGAGAGCCCGCGGACAGCGCCACTTCAGGGTCGGACTCCTTCGAGCACAGCCAGCGCCCTGCGAGGGAGCATGGCCTGCCCAATGAGCCACGTGTGGTGTGGGGCTCAGACACCTATGAGCCTCTGCCTTCTGTCACGCCCCCCAAAAAGCAGGATGGGACCAAAGAATCCAG GCTGGACTCGGGAGTAGATCTGGAGAGAGGGCTGCCCGCTGCTTACGGCCTGGAGCACAGTCAACTGGAGGCCAGAAGCAAGAGCGACTTCTTCCCATCGGAGGCCATGTCCGGCTTTCCCCAAGTGGACGTTGCAGGGCTCTTGCTCACCGACCGGAGCCCTGTGGAGTCCGCCTTCGACCTGAAGGAGTCCGGCATCCCGTGTGGCAACGAGGCTGAAGATGTGCCTCAGGCTAGCCTCAAGAGGAGCGTCTCACAGGGCTCTGGTCACTCCCTGAAGCTGGAGGAGCCTCGCTTGGAGGGCGTCTCACTTTCCCAGAAGACACTGGAGCTCTCAGATTCGGGGGAACAGCCAGAGGACAAGCCGTCTAAAGATGGGGCCCCTGGCTCCTCGGGCAGCAGCCGCACCACACCCCCTGTGGAGGCTCAGCACAAACCGGAGAAGCTCCCCCTGCCAGTGTCCGGCAAACCCAAGCCGTCGGAGATGCGCTGGGGTGCCCGGTCTGGACAAGGGCGGCGAGAGGGTCCAGCAAGCGAAAGGCCCGTGAGGCGCTCAGGGCCAATCAAAAAGCCCGTCCTGCGAGACATGAAAGAGGAGAGGGAGCAGcgtagggagaaggaggagcGCAGCGAGCGGGGAGAGCGTGCCAAGAAGGAGGTCCCTGTCGCCAAAGCCCCTGCCTCTGCCGCACCAGAGAGCCAGAAGCAGCCTGGTGAGGCCAAGAGGGATGTGCCAGCACCCACTGAGCAGGAGGAGACGCTGGCTGGGGGGGCAAGCAGAGCCCGTGTCCCCCAGCCTCCAGTGGGGACCCCAGCCCAGGGACCTCGAGAAGAGAAGCTGGACAGGGTGCCGGTGGGAGACAAACCGGCAGAAGCCAAGTTGCCTCCACGCAAAGAGTCCAGCCTCCCTCCCCGGGCATACCGGCGGgaggaaagagagagggagagagaaagggaacgggagagagagcgagagaaggagagagagcgtGACAGAGAGCGGGACTGGCCTGCTGACTCCAGCTACAGGGGCCGCGGGCGCGGTGAGTACTATTCTCGCGGTCGAAGTTACCGTGGCAGTTATGGAGGCAGGGCCCGGGGCAGCCGTGGACGCAGTCGAGGAGAATACCCTTACAGGGAGGCCCGCCCTCGGCCCGATCTGCCCCTGGCCACCTCCGGGGGCGTCGGCTTCCGCTGCCGTGAGGAGAGCGAGACTCGCAGCGAGAGCTCAGACTTTGAGGTTCTGCCAAAGCGGCGGCGCCGGCGAGGCTCCGACACGGACTCAGACAGCGAGGCCTGTGACTCGGCCAGTGATACGGGGCCCTCGGACAGGGAGCCCAGTGCCAAGCCCGTCCGGCTCCGCAGGGACCCTGGGGAGGCGCGGCGTGGCTCTAAAGGAgtgtctgggctggtgggaggaGCCTCCGCTGTAGGCTCCACCAGCGCAACCGATAAGGTCTCCTGCAGGGAGGAGGACGGCCGACCCAAACCCGGCTTCCTCCCCAAGGGTGAGCCCATGCGACGCGGTCGTGGTGGGATGTATGGCCGCAGGGGTGGGGCCAGGGAGCGAGGAGCCCCGAGACCTGGTCCCCTGAGAAGGCTGGGACCCAGGGAGGTCTCACAGTGGCCCAACAAGCCAATGGAGACTTTCCACCCAGATGAGGCCGAAGCCTCCCGCAAGGAGAACTCTCCTGCAGACAGGAGGCCACCCAAGTTTGAAAGCAGGAAGTTTGGTGAAGTAGGGGCAGCTGCTCGGGAGAGGCCCCGAAGGCCACGGCCAGCCCGGCCCCCCAGGCAGGACAAGCCACCTCGCTTCCGGAGGCTGAAGGAGCGTGAGGCAGCGGTGAAGGCCGAGGAAGAGGCTCCCACCACTTCCGTCCCTGTTGCTGCTCCTCCATCCGCTCCCAAGTCCTTAGGAGGCTCCTCGCCTGCAGTGGAGGCCTCTTCCTCTGAGCCGGCTCTTGCTGCGGAGGGGCCAGTAGCAGACACAGGGCCCTCTGTCCTTGCTTCTGTGAGTAAGTCCCCGGACCTGTCTAATCAGAACTCCTCAGACCAGGCCAATGAGGAGTGGGAGACGGCGTCGGAGAGCAGTGACTTCAACGAGCGCAGGGAGCGGGACGAGAAGAAGGGAGCACTGGACTCGggggcagccccccccaccccctcagccTCCTCTGCACCCGTCCAGGGCTCTGCGGGCCAGGGGAAGGCTGCGGCGGAGGGTGGCGTGACCCCCAAACGCGAGGTATCCGCTGCTGCTAAGAGGAGCTTCTCCAGCCAGCGTCCAGGAGACCGCCAGAACCGGAGGGGGAATGCTGGATCAAAGGCGGGCCGCGGCTATCCGGGAGGCAAGGGTGAGCGGCGTGGAGGAGCCGGGGCCAAAGTGGCACGCCGAGG TGCTGCCCAGAACCCGGATGCAGCGCACGGTGCCACGTCTCAGCGAGCGTCTAAGGACCCAGCAGGCCGCCGCAAGGACGATGGCAAGCAGTCTGCCAAGAAGCCGAAGGAGAAGCCCGACGCACTGTCGCAGTTCGACCTGAACAACTACGcca GCGTGGTGATCATCGATGACCACCCTGAGGTCACGACCCTGGAGGACTTGCAGTCTAGCACTAATGACGACGGCTTCACTGAGGTGGTGTCACGCAAGCAACAGAAGCGGCTGCAGGACGAGGAGCGCAGGAAGAAAGAGGAGATGACTGTGCAG AACTGGAGTAAGAAGGGCTCCGGTGAGAAAGGCCGAGGTGGGGGCTCCAAACTGCCCCCCAGGTTTGCCAAGAAGCAACAGCAGGTCGCCCCTGCTCCTCAGCccagcaccccctctgcagtaGTCCCTGCCCCtcagccagcagagggcaccaCTGCCCTCCCCGTGGCCCCTGACAACTCCAGCAAGACACTGCAGGCGGGGCAGGCTAACAGCGCCCTGGGCACGGAACTCTGGGAGAACAAGATGAGCAGCTCAGCTGTGCTCTCCGACATCAAGAAAC TTGGACCCATCAGCCCGCCCCAGCCCCCCTCAGTCAGTGCCTGGAACAAGCCCCTCACGTCTTTCGCTGGCAGCATCCCGCCTGAG GGTGCAAAGCCGGGCACGGAGGGTGCTGCAGATCTTGGCATGGACACCATCCAGTTCGGCGCACCGTCTTCGGCAGGCAGCACGGACAGCGACGTTACCCCTGTCCTCTTGGAGAAGAACTCTGAGAACAAGCTGCCTGAGCCCAAGGAGCAGCAACCAAAGCCGCCTAGGGCTGGACCTATCAAAGCCCAGAAG CTGCCCGAGCTGAGCACCCCAGAGACAAAGGAGTACAAGCCAGGGCCCATCGGCAAGGAGCGATCGCTGAAGAACCGCAAGGCCAAGGACTGCAGGCAGACTGACGCAGAGTCCTTGGACAAGACGGGTCCTGTGGGGCCCCGTGGAGCCGACCCCAGCTCCCCCAGCAAGGATGGCAAGGTCCCTGAACTGGGCGCCGACATCGAGGGCATGATGGCCGTGCCAGCGTCAGAGTACGGAAGCGGTTCCAAG GAGTCTGTCATGGATTACACCACCCCATCTTCATCCCTGGCTGACAGCGTCCCCACAGGAAGTGGCAAAATTGAGGAGACCCTGGTAGCTAGT GTGGCGCtgccccaccccctgcccctgccccgCCGAGAGGCTCTGCAGCAGAGCTCCAGCCTCACCACTGTCTCCCCAGCCACTGTGGACCTCACCCTCAAG ATGGAGTCAGCCCGTAAGGCGTGGGAGAACTCCCCCAGTCTCGGGGAGAAGAGCTCCCCTGTGACGTCCTCGGCCTCCCCCATCACCAGCGGTGGGGGTGGCAACAGCGCCTCCTTCAGCTCCTTCTCCAGCGCCTCCATGCCTCAGATCCCCGTGGCCTCAGTCACGCCAAGCACCTCGCTCTCTG GCTCGGGGACCTACACTACATCATCTCTGAGCACCAAGCCCACATCCACCTCGGACCCCCCCAACATCTGCAAGGTGAAGCCTCAGCAGGTTCAGAGCGTGGGTGTCTCCGGTGGCCATTTCTCCCAGCTTGGCTGTGTGCCTCCCCTGCTCCCCCAGCAGCAGCAGACGCCCCAGGTCTTCGTGTCCCAGTCTGCTGCAG GGTCTGCAGGCCAAATCCCAGCTTTCTACATGGACACAAGTCATCTGTTCAACACGCCGCATCCCCGCCTGGCCCCGCCCTCCCTTGCCCAGCAACAGGCCTTCCAGCCTACACTCTCGCAG CCCACGGCCGTGCAGCAGATCCCCATCCCCATCTACGCGCCCCTGCAGGGCCAGCCCCAGCACCAGCCCCAGCTGGGTCTCAGCGCCGGGCCGCCCGTCTCCCAGCCCCAGGACCTCTTTAGCTCTTCACTGCAGCCCTACAG GTCGCAGCAGGCTTTCATGCAGAACAGCCTGTCCCAGCCCTCTCCCATGATGCTCTCGGGCACGGCCCTGCACAGCTACCCAGGCATGCAGCCTCCTGAGCTGGGCAAGCCGCAGTCCAGTCTGGCCTTCCAGCAGACCTCCAGCACGCAGCACATCCCCATCCTGTTCGAGCCGCAGCTGAACCAGCCGTCGGGGCTGGGCGGCTCGCAGCTCATCGACACGCATCTTATCCAG GCACGTCAGGGCCTCAGCCAGCACTCCAGTCTCTACTCGGGTCAGCAGCCCAGCCAGAGCAGCTTCTACAGCTCCACACAGCCCAGCTCCGCCCTCCAGCAG GTGACGGTGCCTCTCCCTgcctcccagctctctgtgcCCAACTTCGGCTCGTCAGGGGGCCAGCCTCTGCTGGCCCTGCCTCAGTCGCTGCCACCCACCCCTCCCCAGGCCCCGGTGCCCAGCCTTGGCCGCCAGCCCCCAGGGAGCCAGCCCTACCGAGGCCTGGTGAGCCAGAGCGCCCACGGCATGATGCAACCCTCCAGCAAG GTGTGCGAGATGGATATGAAGCTGTTCGGCGGTGGTATGGAGGTGAAGCCGGGGACGCCCCCTGTCAGCGCCAGGAGCACCACCCCCACCTCCAGCCCCTTCAG GGCAAGCTCCACCAGTCCCAGCAGCCAGTCCAGTAAGATGAACAGCATGCTGTACCAGAAACAGTTCCAGTCACCCACAGCTAGCATCCGCATCCCCCAGCACTTCCCGGGACAGTTCAACCCCCAG ATGCTGTCCCAGCCCAGCCTGGTGTCTCCGCTAGTCCGACCCCCCCACGGTGGCTCGTTCCCTAGTGGGGTGCAGAGGACTCCCATGGGCCCGCCCATGTCCCCCTCTGTGGGCTCTGGCCTCATGTCCCACCCCAGACCACAACATCCCTCCCGTGGCCCCTCTGGGCCTCCCATGGGCCCCCGGGGAACCCAGGCGGCTCTGAAGGCCGAGCAGGATTTGAAG GCTAAGCAGCGTGCTGAGGTGCTCCAGTCCACCCACAAGTTCTTCTcagaacagcagcagcagcagcaacagttAAAGGGGCCCATGGGCAAGCCCAGCCGGGGGGATGGGGCCGTGGGCAAGCCCGGCGACCCCTGTGCCCCTAACCACCAGGGTGGTGCTGCAGAGCGTCCCGACACCGACAAGCCTCCTATGTCTGGGGCCAAACCTGTGCGGACCGGCCCCATCAAACCCCAGTCCATCAAGCCCGAGGAGGGCAAGTAG